The Vicugna pacos chromosome 5, VicPac4, whole genome shotgun sequence genome includes the window CTGCCTCCCGAGCCCGCCCGCGGCAGAGGCTCGGAGACAATGGCCTCGCGGGCGGCGGGCCGGGCGGAGCGCGGGGCGGTCCGTGGCGCCCTCTCCACACCTGTGCGGCGTCCTGGGGCAGTGGGACGCGGGCACCCGGCCCAGCGGGCGGTGCGCGGCACCCTCGAGGCGAGTCCCCGCGCCAGGCCCCCAGGTGGGGCGGTCTTGGGGCGGGAACGCGGGTCCGGAGCCCGGCCTCCGGGCGCGCGGAAACCCCTGCAGCAGCGGGAGGAAGGGGCACGGGGATGGAGGGGCCAACGTCAGGCCGCTTTCCTTTCTGTCCTTCCGTAATAAGAAAGGCACAGCGTTTCCCTTTTACGAGATTTCTTCTGTTCTACTATATTTCGATCATCCTTTTCCTGGCATCTCGATGCGACTTGGAAAGGAGACGGAGCTAGGGAAAAAAGTTCAATTAGGGCCGAGCCGAGACGGCCAATGTCCTGCCTCGATTGAGATGACCCTTCGGACACTTGGTTTGCCAAGTGTGGGATCTCTCCAGGACCGCCAGCTTGGGGCGGATTGCGGAGATTGTGTGAATGGGGTAGCAAATCACTATTTCTTCTCGAAAGGAACCATATGGGGGCCTCATTTCAGTTTCTGAGCTACCCTGAATGTAAATTGACCATCATGTAAATCACGAAGTAGCCTATCCACATTTTGCATTTGTGGCTTAGTGTGCTGAACTTAGTCTAGTTTTGGAGTCCATTCGGTGCTAACCAGTTATTATAATGACAGGAGTATTTAGCATTGATTATCTGATGTAatatgcaaaattgaaaatacGTTTGTTTCATGTTTATTGCAGCCATGGCTCTGAAAGGACAAGAAGATTATATTTACCTTTTCAAGGATTCAGCTCATCCAGTGGATTTTCTGGATGCATTCAGAACATTTTACTTGGATGGATTATTTACTGATATTACCCTTCAGTGTCCTTCAGGCATAATCTTCCATTGTCACCGAGTTGTTTTAGCTGCTTGCAGCAATTATTTTAAGGCAATGTTCACAGctgacatgaaagaaaaatttaaaaataaaataaaaatctctggcATCCACCATGATATTTTGGAAGGCCTTGTAAATTATGCATACACTTCCCAAATTGAAATAACTAAAAGAAATGTTCAAAGCCTGCTTGAAGCAGCAGATCTGCTACAGTTCCTTTCAGTAAAGAAAGCTTGTGAGCAGTTTTTGGTAAGGCACCTGGATATTGATAATTGTATTGGAATGCACTCGTTTGCAGAATTTCATGTGTGTCCAGAACTAGAGAAGGAATCTCGAAGAATTCTGTGCTCAAGGTTTAAGGAAGTGTGGCAACAAGAAGAATTTCTGGAAATCAGTCTtgaaaaatttctctttatcttgtcCAGAAAGAATCTCAGTGTTTGGAAAGAAGAAGCTATTATAGAGCCAGTTATTAAGTGGACTGCTCACGATGTAGAAAATCGAATTGAATGCCTATATAATCTACTAAGCTATGTCAACATAGATATAGATCCAGTGTATTTAAAAACAGCCTTAGGTCTTCAAAGAAGCTGCCTATTAACAGAAAATAAGATACGATCTCTAATATACAATGCTTTGAATCCCATGCATAAAGAGATTTCCCAGAGGTCCACAGCTACGATGTATATCATTGGAGGCTATTACTGGCATCCTTTATCAGAGGTTCACATATGGGATCCTTTGACAAATGTTTGGATCCAAGGAGCAGAAATACCGGATTATACTAGGGAGAGCTATGGTGTTACATGTTTGGGACCCAACATTTATGTAACTGGGGGTTACAGGACAGATAACATAGAGGCTCTTGACACAGTGTGGATATATAACAGTGAAAGTGATGAATGGACAGAAGGTTTGCCAATGCTCAATGCCAGGTACTACCACTGCGCAGTCACCTTGGGTGGCTGTGTCTATGCTTTAGGTGGTTACAGGAAAGGGGCTCCAGCAGAAGAGGCCGAGTTCTATGATCCATTAAAGGAGAAGTGGATTCCTATTGCAAATATGATTAAAGGTAAGTGCAGATtatgtttattctatatttttcagaTGTTTGAGGTTAGGCCAAGGATCTCACTTCTCTTGcaataactttaaaaaaggaattatCACTTTGGAATGCTACCCAGGAACTACAGTGGACTATACAAATAATGTACAGAATGTTCTAAGTAAAAATACAGTATAGCAGTCTCCAACTTGATTGAGTTATGTGATTAGTGTAAGCTGCTCAGGCTAGCAAAGAAATATTATTGCTCTAAGAAAACAGTATAATTCATTCTACTTACTCTACAACCTGTTTTGAATCTACATCTTGCTTTGAGTCctaagaatttatatttaaatcaaaGGCTAAATGAAGAGAGAAAGCTGGGTAGCTTTATtcatgtaatttttcatttttggctTACTCTTGAAATTGAACCTTTTTGATTCTGCTTTTATACATTCAGCTTTTTTATCCTCCCACTATCTGATCATCTCTTTTAAAAGGTCTTTCAGTAAAACCTTAAAAGGTTTGGTCTCTGTAGGGTGTAACAAATTACATTTTCTCAAAAACTAGAGATACACAGCCTCTGCTCTTTGTGATTCGAGTCTTGTCTCCggtaaaggagagggggagaACCCCTCTCCCCATGTAGCCCACACAGGCATACACACGGTTGGATCTCAGTATCTATCTGATTAACACTATTTTCTGTGGGATTTGGTACCAGGTTAGCCTTGCTCTCCTTCCCTCCAACTGGAAAAAAAGTTAAACTGGAAtctcatttattttacatttattcaaTGGTACTGGGGAGTTGCACACAAACAACTGGTAGGTTGTTAccaaatttgtgtcattttatccCAAATGTTTCTTCCCAggcctttctgtttctttttaaatgctaGTGAGGGTGTGGGAATCTGACCTGGTCTGGGAATCTGACCTGGTGTGATCCTTGGAGGAGAACAGGAAGCCTGAGAGGCAGCATGGTCTTGTGATCAGGCACACTGCTGCTTCTGAAGCCAAACTTCTGGGTCCAAATCCCCATTCTCCACTTACTTGCTGGTGAGCTTAGGCATGTGGTTTGATCTTCCTGTGCCCTAGTTTTGCCAGCTGTGCAATGGGGATGACAATATTACATAGCTTAGAGTCCTAGGAGTAATATTAAATGAATTTATGCATGTGAAgcgcttagaacagtgcctggcacagagtaagcactcagtaagtgtTAGGCATTATGGTCATGAATGTCCTTATAGAAGAACATGTCAGCTTTGATAGGGCACAAATGTCTTTCATATTCTATTATGACCTCTCTCCTGCATGCCCGAAGCTTCAGCAGTAGTCGGTAGGGTGGGAGAAAGTGGCTTAGCGCCCGGTGCTGTTGTTGCTGTGGTTTTTGACTCTCCCTTAGCTCAGTCCCCTACTTATTAATTCCCGGTCCCTTCCCCAGGGTGGCTCTGAATGTCCTGACTCCTTTCctacaaaggaaacaaagaaagttCAAATATTTCAGTAGCTATTAGAAACCTGGATGtatttctgcctctgtttctTAATGATAAGATCACAGTTTCAGTGGTTTTATAGTTTAGAGTATGTTTCTCTGAGGACTGAAATCCACATGTGTTCTTGTCTTAGCCTTGAATGGAAGGGAAGACTCTCGTAAGCTGAAGTCCTTCCCCATCTCCCAGCTGGGTCTGAAACTCCagagttttattcttttaacttGATGTTTTGATTTCTGATTGTATCTGATCATCCCAGGAAAGGGTAACACTTTTGTCAGTTATGTGCATTTTGGGCTAGTGCTGGTTCTGATGGGTGGTCTCATGCTGAACTTTGTTTCCCATTTTTCTGTAGAAACAATAACACTGTGTTCtccaatttgttttattttgtagttaTGAAGTGAACTAGCAACTTTCCCTGGTAATGAGCACCTAAATTGGGTAGAGTCAAACTtcaaattcatttccttttttagtttAGGGATgtacagagaagaaataaatacttGGCTGGGAACTCCTAACTCCCCCCTCCACCCATCATAACTGCCCTGCTAATGAGCCTACTTTTGTTTTGGAGTAGAGATGCCCTGGGAAATTAAACTGCACCTGGCATGTAATGGTGCTAAGTAAAAAGATAGTTGAAAGATTGAACTGGCATTTTCAACTAAAATGAGCCTCCTCATCTTTCTTCCTCGCTGCTTCTTTCCCTGCTAAACCCATTTCCTTCCTATTTTTCTGTGgtatcagtgttttacagttttccgAGCTCAGGACCCCAGAAtaagtcttctttgtctttgATGCAGTCGGTCATCAAGGCTTGTTTCTCCTGTGTCTCTTGCCTCCGTGCCCCCCGTGCCCTTCCCTCTGGACCCGAGGCCCCTTGTAAATCAGGCCCTCGGTACTTCCACCTGGGCCAGGACCTAGCTCTTTCCTACTCTTGGCCTTCTACTTCTGTAGTCTCATGAAAATCCTTAAACGTCCTGCTGAATTGAGTCCACATTTCTTAGTTGGGCATCAGGATCCTTTGCCACGTGGCTTCAATTTGCCACGTCAGCTTTCGTTCCCACACAACAGCCTCAGGTGTGCCACCTGCCCTGCCTGTGCACTGGCGTCAAACTGGGCTACTTGGCAGTGCCCAGTAAGCCTTAGTGCTTGCCTTTCCCTCTGCATAGGAGGCTCCCCTCTCCTCTACCTGCCAAAGAGCTTCCTTTGCCCAGGTCAAATTCTCCCACCTTCTGCCGTGATTCCCCTAGTCAAAGCAATGTCTCCTGGCTCTGTGTTCACAGGAGGTCTGTACCCTGTGTTCTCATTATTTGTGTAAATGTCTCACCCTCTTTTAAAAAAGTGCAGGgagcctttttattttattcttctatcCTTCATAGCACCTGGCACAATGCCTTGCAGCTGCTATCAATAATAACAGAAGCAATGATAAACTTAGCCCGATACTCATTACACAACAGAATGAAAGACCAATCTGAAGATGTGATTTTAATTAACACACAGGCGTGGGAAATGCTACTGCCTGTGTCTTACATGAAGTTATCTACGTCATTGGTGGCCACTGCGGATACAGAGGAAGCTGCACCTATGACAGGGTCCAGAGCTACAATTCAGATATCAACGAATGGAGCCTCATCACCTCCAGTCCACATCCAGGTAACAAGATACTGTCTCAAATAGTACATGTTGTGATGCGGCATATCTGCATAAGAGATGGCTAAAAATGGGCTGGAAGTAGAAAGTGCCCAATTTATAGTAGACTACACATGGGTATAATTAAAAggctcaaaatattaaaatgtccaCCTAACAGTAGTCACAATTAGCTTATTCCAATTAAGTAATGTCTACAGATACTTTCCTTGATGTGTTTACGTGACATGTATTTTGAGCCTGGGTGGTTAAAAGTGTTAGTTTCTTCTTAAATCTTTTTTACTTagattctttttgtgtgtgtttcttatttctttgttttgtgctttctttcatttactaCATGCATTATATAAAACACAGTTTTTATCAACAGTTAAAAAAAGTCTATCAAATAGTTGGGAAGTATACATGTTGATTCAGTTCAGCAGGAGATGATTTCTTTCAGGAACGTGTTCTTTCTGGGTTTCAATAACTATTAAGCACTTACTCCTGTGATGTGCAGGGCTGGATGTTGGCCTTAATTTCAGTCATCAAGGGATCATGTTGTCTGCCCACAAGGAATGACCTGCCTTCTGTGGTGTCCTTTGTTCTTTGACTTGTCTCTTTGTGAAGAGCTCAGGGAGAAGCATTAGCCTGTTACAGGTATGCCGTATGGTTAAGATTTGTTCATTAGGAAAGATCCAGGTCAGTGTATCGCCATACTACTTTGAAGCATTTCCCATATAGCATCAGGCTTCTATGTGAGTTTCTGGAGAGCATAATTGAAATTCACAAGCTTGAACCATCTGAGAGTAATAGTAATAACTAACCTTCTTGAGCACTCTCCACGGGTCTGGAACTGATTAAGCACTTTGCATGTAATATTACCTTAAATCTAACTACAACCCTGTGCGTAAGTATCGTTTATCCGTGTTTTACATGTTTGAAAATGGAGGCTTAGAAAGGGTAACTTTGCCAGAGTCTCACAGTTTGGGAGTGGTGGATCAGGATTCCAAGGTAGGCAGTTTGGCTGTGTTAACCTGTGCTATAACCAGTAAGCAGTTTGCCTCTCTTTAAGGGTGTAGGCTCTCCTACTTTTGACTAGTGCAGCTAGTTCCATCATGAGTCATATATGTCATCTCACAGTTCACGGGGAGCACACCTGAACCTAGGGCTGTGTCTCCATATACCGTGGAATTTGCATAAGAAGAGACTTCAGCCACATGCTGTCCTGGCTCTGAAGGTATCAGGTAGCCTTCTGTCTCCTAGTAGTTTAGAGGTATTATCCCAGACTCCCCACAACTTTTTGTTATGACCAATTAagttacaatggaaaataatagtaacagtCATACCAAGTATAAGCATACCCCATTTTATCGTGCTTTGCAAATATTGCATCTtatacaaattgaaggtttgcggTAACCCTGTGTTAAGTCTGTTGGTgctatttttccaacagcatttgctcattttgtgtcatattttggtaattcttgcagtatttcacatgttttcatcattattatatttgttatggtgatctatgATCAACGATCTTTGATACTCTATTGTAATTGAATTgttattttttagcaataaaatatttttaaattaaggtaggTACATtgggttttttagacataatgctattgcacacttaatacagtatagtgtaaacataaattttatatgcactggaaaaccaagaAATTTGTGTGACACTTTATCGTGATATTTACTGTATTGTGGTGGTCTAGAACTGAATCCA containing:
- the KLHL23 gene encoding kelch-like protein 23 isoform X2 — encoded protein: MALKGQEDYIYLFKDSAHPVDFLDAFRTFYLDGLFTDITLQCPSGIIFHCHRVVLAACSNYFKAMFTADMKEKFKNKIKISGIHHDILEGLVNYAYTSQIEITKRNVQSLLEAADLLQFLSVKKACEQFLVRHLDIDNCIGMHSFAEFHVCPELEKESRRILCSRFKEVWQQEEFLEISLEKFLFILSRKNLSVWKEEAIIEPVIKWTAHDVENRIECLYNLLSYVNIDIDPVYLKTALGLQRSCLLTENKIRSLIYNALNPMHKEISQRSTATMYIIGGYYWHPLSEVHIWDPLTNVWIQGAEIPDYTRESYGVTCLGPNIYVTGGYRTDNIEALDTVWIYNSESDEWTEGLPMLNARYYHCAVTLGGCVYALGGYRKGAPAEEAEFYDPLKEKWIPIANMIKGVGNATACVLHEVIYVIGGHCGYRGSCTYDRVQSYNSDINEWSLITSSPHPEYGLCSIPFENKLYLVGGQTTITECYDPEQNEWREIAPMMERRMECGAVIMNGCIYVTGGYSYSKGTYLQSIEKYDPDLNKWEIVGNLPSAMRSHGCVCVYNV
- the KLHL23 gene encoding kelch-like protein 23 isoform X1, encoding MFIAAMALKGQEDYIYLFKDSAHPVDFLDAFRTFYLDGLFTDITLQCPSGIIFHCHRVVLAACSNYFKAMFTADMKEKFKNKIKISGIHHDILEGLVNYAYTSQIEITKRNVQSLLEAADLLQFLSVKKACEQFLVRHLDIDNCIGMHSFAEFHVCPELEKESRRILCSRFKEVWQQEEFLEISLEKFLFILSRKNLSVWKEEAIIEPVIKWTAHDVENRIECLYNLLSYVNIDIDPVYLKTALGLQRSCLLTENKIRSLIYNALNPMHKEISQRSTATMYIIGGYYWHPLSEVHIWDPLTNVWIQGAEIPDYTRESYGVTCLGPNIYVTGGYRTDNIEALDTVWIYNSESDEWTEGLPMLNARYYHCAVTLGGCVYALGGYRKGAPAEEAEFYDPLKEKWIPIANMIKGVGNATACVLHEVIYVIGGHCGYRGSCTYDRVQSYNSDINEWSLITSSPHPEYGLCSIPFENKLYLVGGQTTITECYDPEQNEWREIAPMMERRMECGAVIMNGCIYVTGGYSYSKGTYLQSIEKYDPDLNKWEIVGNLPSAMRSHGCVCVYNV